In one Rutidosis leptorrhynchoides isolate AG116_Rl617_1_P2 chromosome 8, CSIRO_AGI_Rlap_v1, whole genome shotgun sequence genomic region, the following are encoded:
- the LOC139864314 gene encoding uncharacterized protein, which translates to MCTYNFLASKLTDKIPSNPNMPIKAVKYQLESEHEVEYAHLRDYLEELRRANPGTTTIVDVQQCDSSSDSSSDNGIYPVAYALVEKEKYDSWLWFLDCLGKDLGLDTRSNFTFISDRQKGLLQAVDRLYPCAEHRYCVKHLHGRAHSDVLLSNMCEVLNRWLVDARDKPIITCLEFVREYLMKRIVNVINRMSKCQGPLTPAATKIFEGNQKDAHKLTVLWNGDGKYQVNGPHGEQVVVDIVNKVCACRRWELTGIPCKHVVVVLWNMSRVNDETVGPLESWVHRVHWLDTWKNTYNYKINPVNGIDMWRKSDVPTKLLPSIKEATTGRPKKNRKKGVDEKVDLIGKTKLSKKGTINRCGNCKEPGHNKRCCINASVNTGQGQ; encoded by the exons ATGTGCACCTATAACTTTCTTGCATCAAAGTTAACTGACAAAATTCCTTCTAATCCTAACATGCCTATAAAGGCAGTGAAGTATCAACTTGAATCTGAGCATGAGGTTGAG TATGCACATTTAAGGGATTATTTGGAAGAATTAAGAAGAGCAAACCCTGGTACAACTACAATCGTGGATGTGCAACAATGTGATTCTAGCTCTGATTCTAGCTCTGATAATGGTATATATCCAGTAGCTTATGCATTGGTGGAAAAGGAGAAGTATGATTCTTGGTTGTGGTTTTTAGATTGTTTAGGGAAAGATTTGGGGCTAGATACACGTTCCAATTTTACTTTCATAAGTGATAGACAAAAG GGACTTTTGCAAGCAGTGGATAGACTATACCCATGTGCAGAACACAGATATTGTGTGAAGCATCTTCAtg GTAGAGCACATTCTGATGTTTTGCTTAGTAATATGTGTGAGGTGTTAAATAGGTGGTTAGTTGATGCTAGAGATAAACCGATCATTACTTGTTTGGAATTTGTTAGAGAGTATCTAATGAAGAGAATTGTGAATGTGATTAATCGGATGTCTAAATGTCAAGGTCCATTAACACCAGCTGCAACCAAAATATTTGAAGGAAATCAGAAAGATGCACATAAGTTGACAGTTTTATGGAATGGTGATGGAAAGTACCAAGTTAATGGACCCCATGGTGAACAAGTTGTGGTTGATATTGTGAATAAAGTGTGTGCTTGTCGTAGATGGGAGCTTACGGGTATACCTTGTAAACATGTAGTGGTTGTACTTTGGAATATGTCTAGGGTTAATGATGAGACTGTTGGTCCACTTGAGTCTTGGGTGCATCGAGTTCACTGGTTGGATACTTGGAAGAATACTTACAACTACAAAATTAATCCAGTCAACGGAATAGATATGTGGCGTAAGAGTGATGTACCAACCAAATTGTTACCATCGATAAAAGAAGCTACAACTGGACGACCTAAGAAGAATAGAAAGAAAGGGGTGGATGAAAAAGTTGACTTGATAGGAAAAACCAAATTGTCAAAGAAGGGTACAATTAATCGTTGTGGTAATTGCAAAGAACCTGGGCATAACAAGAGGTGTTGTATTAATGCTAGTGTCAACACCGGTCAAGGTCAATGA